In Crassostrea angulata isolate pt1a10 chromosome 6, ASM2561291v2, whole genome shotgun sequence, a genomic segment contains:
- the LOC128187135 gene encoding oxysterol-binding protein 1-like isoform X2, protein MSDNRSVHQSNYRGWLYKWTNYLRGYQKRWFVLQNGLLSYYRNQAEMAHTCRGTINLANAYIHTEDANTIVISNSGTHTFYLKATSEVERQKWVTALELAKADAIKLSDPGDSDEEVEPEPNKNELQNMVKTLTAKLEDMNTCNDLIAKHGTGLQRALTEVESMDSPSEAGSKLKVINERATMFRITTNAMINACGEYLDVAQTQVKRLQKIVNYEHEQRMKLEEMVEQLAKEQVTLETKAKQSMGHGLAKKGPPGSDEEDFFDALDYQAEEFEVALPHNQPKHRRTDSNISFDSQADERSSDLSSEAEESEGQEARVYSHKSKQGSPKQATASVKSQLKRNANSDSKRNGETQLVAAKAPRVPSGGRVRRAVIPPKPNYSLNLWSIMKNCIGKDLSKIPMPVNFSEPLSMLQRLTEEFEYADCLDRAAACEDSAEQLVHVAAFTISAYSTTINRTTKPFNPLLGETYECDRTDDLGWKSFAEQVSHHPPLAGVFSEGRDWELYQEVAISSKFRGRYLQIIPQGIAHLVFKKSGNHYTWRKVTTTVHNIIVGKLWVDNHGEMDISNHRNGDKCHLKYSAYSYFSREIPRKVTGVVADKEGNAKWVLTGTWDKRMEAAKVVHIDESNKGKPVFETGAHVCIWEKRPLPPGSDRMYNFTSLAITLNEPEEGVAPTDSRLRPDQRAMEEGRWDDANKLKQELEEKQRAARKKREAEMEEASKRGETIKGYQPIWFEMKTDPVTGSPIHVYKGKYWDCKEKSDWSSCPPIFL, encoded by the exons ATGTCTGACAATCGGTCTGTACACCAGTCCAACTACCGTGGATGGTTGTACAAGTGGACTAATTACCTACGAGGCTACCAGAAGCGTTGGTTTGTCCTGCAAAATGGATTACTGTCATATTACAG AAATCAAGCCGAGATGGCTCACACATGTAGAGGCACAATTAACCTTGCCAATGCTTACATTCATACTGAAGATGCCAACACAATAGTTATTTCCAACAGTGGTACCcatacattttatttgaaagccACATCTGAAGTGGAGCGACAGAAATGGGTGACAGCCCTGGAGCTCGCCAAAGCTGATGCTATCAAGCTCTCAGATCCTG GGGACAGTGATGAGGAGGTTGAACCTGAGCCAAATAAAAATGAGTTACAAAACATGGTGAAGACTTTGACTGCCAAACTGGAGGACATGAACACTTGTAATGATCTGATCGCTAAACATGGCACCGGTCTCCAGCGAGCCCTCACTGAGGTCGAGTCTATGGATAGCCCGAGTGAGGCGGGAAGTAAACTCAAAGTCATCAACGAACGAGCGACCATGTTCAGGATTACCACCAATGCTATGATCAAC GCTTGTGGGGAATACCTAGATGTGGCTCAGACACAGGTCAAAAGGTTACAGAAGATTGTAAACTATGAACACGAACAAAGGATGAAGCTAGAAGAAATGGTAGAACAACTTGCCAAAGAGCAGGTTACCTTGGAAACGAAGGCCAAACAATCAATGGGACATGGTCTAGCCAAAAAGG GGCCCCCTGGTTCAGATGAAGAGGACTTCTTTGATGCTCTGGATTACCAGGCGGAGGAGTTTGAGGTGGCTCTTCCACACAATCAACCAAAACACAG GAGGACAGACAGCAATATAAGCTTTGACAGCCAGGCGGACGAACGGAGCAGTGACCTCAGCAGTGAGGCCGAGGAATCAGAGGGACAGGAAGCCAGAGTGTACTCCCACAAATCTAAACAGGGATCCCCCAAACAG GCGACAGCAAGTGTAAAATCTCAGCTCAAGAGAAATGCCAACAGTGATTCCAAGAGGAATGGGGAGACCCAGCTGGTGGCAGCTAAAGCCCCCCGAGTTCCGAGCGGGGGCCGGGTCAGGAGAGCCGTGATCCCTCCCAAACCAAACTACAGTCTGAATCTCTGGAGCATCATGAAGAACTGCATAGGGAAAGATCTCTCCAAAATCCCCATGCCT GTAAATTTCAGCGAGCCGTTGTCGATGCTTCAGCGGTTGACGGAAGAGTTTGAGTATGCAGACTGTCTGGATCGCGCGGCAGCCTGCGAAGACTCCGCGGAACAATTAGTCCATGTCGCCGCATTCACCATCTCTGCTTACTCCACCACGATAAACCGCACCACCAAACCCTTCAACCCCCTCCTGGGTGAAACCTACGAGTGTGACCGCACGGACGACCTGGGCTGGAAATCATTTGCTGAACAG GTGAGCCACCACCCCCCTCTGGCCGGGGTATTCAGTGAGGGCAGAGACTGGGAGCTCTATCAGGAAGTGGCTATCTCCAGTAAATTCAGGGGCAGATACTTACAAATCATACCCCAGG GTATCGCTCACCTGGTGTTTAAGAAGTCAGGTAACCACTACACCTGGAGAAAGGTGACCACCACCGTCCACAATATCATCGTGGGCAAGCTGTGGGTGGATAACCACGGGGAGATGGACATCAGCAACCACCGCAACGGCGACAAGTGCCACCTCAAGTACTCCGCCTACAGCTACTTCTCTCGGGAGATTCCACGCAAG GTGACGGGCGTTGTAGCAGACAAAGAAGGAAATGCTAAGTGGGTTCTAACCGGGACCTGGGACAAGCGGATGGAGGCAGCCAAAGTGGTCCACATAGATGAGTCGAACAAAGGCAAGCCGGTGTTTGAGACCGGAGCACATGTGTGTATCTGGGAGAAGAGACCTCTGCC GCCTGGTTCAGATAGGATGTACAACTTTACATCGCTCGCGATCACACTGAATGAGCCAGAGGAGGGCGTGGCTCCCACAGACAGCCGGCTACGACCGGACCAGCGGGCCATGGAGGAGGGGCGATGGGACGACGCAAACAAACTCAAACAGGAGCTGGAGGAGAAACAGCGGGCCGCCCGCAAAAAACGCGAGGCTGAAATGGAGGAGGCCAGCAAGAGGG gaGAAACAATCAAAGGTTACCAGCCGATCTGGTTTGAGATGAAGACTGATCCCGTCACAGGAAGTCCAATCCACGTCTACAAGGGAAAATACTGGGATTGTAAGGAGAAATCGGATTGGTCCAGCTGCCCGCCTATTTTCTTATAG
- the LOC128187138 gene encoding mitotic-spindle organizing protein 2B-like: MTTVGSDQFLQFTLMSKNVLSLEEQELYELSQLAGVVLDPSVFKIIMDLLKMNVAPQAILQVLRSISGQRPKKISSPEVSQRPNPGDDRRGKPRSRVPSNKKPEARR; the protein is encoded by the exons ATGACAACAGTGGGCAGCGACCAGTTCCTACAGTTCACGTTAATGAGTAAGAATGTCCTGTCTCTGGAGGAACAGGAACTGTACGAACTCTCACAGCTGGCCGGGGTGGTGCTGGACCCCAGCGTCTTCAA GATCATCATGGACCTCCTGAAGATGAATGTTGCCCCCCAGGCCATTCTACAGGTCCTGAGGAGTATATCTGGTCAGCGACCAAAGAAAATCAGCTCCCCCGAGGTCTCCCAGCGCCCCAACCCCGGGGATGATAGGCGGGGGAAGCCCCGCAGTCGTGTCCCCAGTAACAAGAAGCCAGAGGCCAGGCGGTGA
- the LOC128187137 gene encoding uncharacterized protein LOC128187137: MPIRCSRSRTVVCVSSAAGVVFLTYVVCVIDLPLPRRSKTEQILVPNLPRSDALDYDRYKDPDVDEYDDLDGRQEITDQTSENDVKVFIRRNSKWERSDVCGQNPPMIQTSLESSAGKLTLYVVHKGPLDPQGKGDPTKQMYYELFRAVHNNLAFHTNSVMVDVGSRDGSFSILAAKIGRRAISVRTGARGVPGVCASVRSVNAQRFVTILQTNSSRPLDPAYRDHVLDVDQEVVCEPEGGGFSLNQLIPLGTLEAQAPVVLYLEAFQHDTEALLMCAGDFFTHFEVRAILMPWSAHNIKDKLRLAEQISSYKMKPYEFIGVQKELLLRNVEYWPVYVLWKGLGAY; the protein is encoded by the coding sequence ATGCCAATTCGCTGTTCCAGGAGTAGGACGGTGGTTTGTGTGTCGTCTGCCGCCGGTGTGGTTTTCCTTACATACGTGGTGTGCGTTATAGACCTCCCGCTTCCTAGGCGATCGAAGACTGAACAAATACTGGTCCCCAACCTGCCCCGTTCCGACGCGCTGGATTACGACCGGTATAAAGACCCGGATGTGGATGAATACGACGACTTGGACGGCCGGCAGGAGATCACAGATCAAACATCGGAGAACGACGTCAAAGTTTTTATCCGCCGGAATTCAAAATGGGAAAGAAGTGACGTCTGCGGGCAGAATCCACCAATGATTCAGACTAGTCTGGAATCGTCTGCGGGAAAATTAACTCTATACGTAGTACACAAAGGACCACTAGACCCCCAGGGAAAGGGGGATCCCACAAAGCAGATGTACTACGAGCTGTTCAGAGCTGTTCACAACAACCTCGCCTTCCACACTAACTCCGTGATGGTAGACGTGGGTTCGCGGGATGGCAGCTTCAGTATTTTGGCGGCGAAGATAGGACGTCGCGCCATCAGTGTACGGACAGGTGCTCGCGGTGTCCCGGGGGTCTGTGCCTCAGTTAGGTCAGTGAATGCCCAGCGCTTTGTTACCATCCTCCAAACCAACTCGTCCCGACCCCTGGACCCCGCCTACCGGGACCACGTGTTGGACGTTGACCAGGAAGTGGTGTGCGAGCCCGAGGGTGGGGGGTTCTCTCTGAATCAGTTAATCCCCCTGGGCACACTGGAGGCCCAGGCCCCGGTGGTGCTGTACCTGGAGGCCTTCCAGCACGATACCGAGGCTCTGCTGATGTGTGCTGGGGATTTCTTCACCCACTTTGAGGTCAGGGCCATTCTCATGCCTTGGTCTGCACACAATATCAAGGACAAATTGAGATTAGCGGAACAGATTAGCTCCTACAAGATGAAGCCATATGAATTTATTGGTGTGCAGAAAGAATTACTTTTAAGAAATGTGGAATATTGGCCAGTATATGTATTGTGGAAGGGTCTTGGTGCTTATTGA
- the LOC128187135 gene encoding oxysterol-binding protein 1-like isoform X1 has product MSDNRSVHQSNYRGWLYKWTNYLRGYQKRWFVLQNGLLSYYRNQAEMAHTCRGTINLANAYIHTEDANTIVISNSGTHTFYLKATSEVERQKWVTALELAKADAIKLSDPGDSDEEVEPEPNKNELQNMVKTLTAKLEDMNTCNDLIAKHGTGLQRALTEVESMDSPSEAGSKLKVINERATMFRITTNAMINACGEYLDVAQTQVKRLQKIVNYEHEQRMKLEEMVEQLAKEQVTLETKAKQSMGHGLAKKGPPGSDEEDFFDALDYQAEEFEVALPHNQPKHRRTDSNISFDSQADERSSDLSSEAEESEGQEARVYSHKSKQGSPKQATASVKSQLKRNANSDSKRNGETQLVAAKAPRVPSGGRVRRAVIPPKPNYSLNLWSIMKNCIGKDLSKIPMPVNFSEPLSMLQRLTEEFEYADCLDRAAACEDSAEQLVHVAAFTISAYSTTINRTTKPFNPLLGETYECDRTDDLGWKSFAEQVSHHPPTASQFTEGNGWTMWQEFTMGSKFRGKYLQIIPLGIAHLVFKKSGNHYTWRKVTTTVHNIIVGKLWVDNHGEMDISNHRNGDKCHLKYSAYSYFSREIPRKVTGVVADKEGNAKWVLTGTWDKRMEAAKVVHIDESNKGKPVFETGAHVCIWEKRPLPPGSDRMYNFTSLAITLNEPEEGVAPTDSRLRPDQRAMEEGRWDDANKLKQELEEKQRAARKKREAEMEEASKRGETIKGYQPIWFEMKTDPVTGSPIHVYKGKYWDCKEKSDWSSCPPIFL; this is encoded by the exons ATGTCTGACAATCGGTCTGTACACCAGTCCAACTACCGTGGATGGTTGTACAAGTGGACTAATTACCTACGAGGCTACCAGAAGCGTTGGTTTGTCCTGCAAAATGGATTACTGTCATATTACAG AAATCAAGCCGAGATGGCTCACACATGTAGAGGCACAATTAACCTTGCCAATGCTTACATTCATACTGAAGATGCCAACACAATAGTTATTTCCAACAGTGGTACCcatacattttatttgaaagccACATCTGAAGTGGAGCGACAGAAATGGGTGACAGCCCTGGAGCTCGCCAAAGCTGATGCTATCAAGCTCTCAGATCCTG GGGACAGTGATGAGGAGGTTGAACCTGAGCCAAATAAAAATGAGTTACAAAACATGGTGAAGACTTTGACTGCCAAACTGGAGGACATGAACACTTGTAATGATCTGATCGCTAAACATGGCACCGGTCTCCAGCGAGCCCTCACTGAGGTCGAGTCTATGGATAGCCCGAGTGAGGCGGGAAGTAAACTCAAAGTCATCAACGAACGAGCGACCATGTTCAGGATTACCACCAATGCTATGATCAAC GCTTGTGGGGAATACCTAGATGTGGCTCAGACACAGGTCAAAAGGTTACAGAAGATTGTAAACTATGAACACGAACAAAGGATGAAGCTAGAAGAAATGGTAGAACAACTTGCCAAAGAGCAGGTTACCTTGGAAACGAAGGCCAAACAATCAATGGGACATGGTCTAGCCAAAAAGG GGCCCCCTGGTTCAGATGAAGAGGACTTCTTTGATGCTCTGGATTACCAGGCGGAGGAGTTTGAGGTGGCTCTTCCACACAATCAACCAAAACACAG GAGGACAGACAGCAATATAAGCTTTGACAGCCAGGCGGACGAACGGAGCAGTGACCTCAGCAGTGAGGCCGAGGAATCAGAGGGACAGGAAGCCAGAGTGTACTCCCACAAATCTAAACAGGGATCCCCCAAACAG GCGACAGCAAGTGTAAAATCTCAGCTCAAGAGAAATGCCAACAGTGATTCCAAGAGGAATGGGGAGACCCAGCTGGTGGCAGCTAAAGCCCCCCGAGTTCCGAGCGGGGGCCGGGTCAGGAGAGCCGTGATCCCTCCCAAACCAAACTACAGTCTGAATCTCTGGAGCATCATGAAGAACTGCATAGGGAAAGATCTCTCCAAAATCCCCATGCCT GTAAATTTCAGCGAGCCGTTGTCGATGCTTCAGCGGTTGACGGAAGAGTTTGAGTATGCAGACTGTCTGGATCGCGCGGCAGCCTGCGAAGACTCCGCGGAACAATTAGTCCATGTCGCCGCATTCACCATCTCTGCTTACTCCACCACGATAAACCGCACCACCAAACCCTTCAACCCCCTCCTGGGTGAAACCTACGAGTGTGACCGCACGGACGACCTGGGCTGGAAATCATTTGCTGAACAG GTTAGTCACCATCCACCCACCGCCTCACAATTCACAGAAGGCAACGGTTGGACGATGTGGCAGGAATTCACGATGGGGAGCAAATTCCGAGGAAAATATCTCCAGATTATTCCCTTGG GTATCGCTCACCTGGTGTTTAAGAAGTCAGGTAACCACTACACCTGGAGAAAGGTGACCACCACCGTCCACAATATCATCGTGGGCAAGCTGTGGGTGGATAACCACGGGGAGATGGACATCAGCAACCACCGCAACGGCGACAAGTGCCACCTCAAGTACTCCGCCTACAGCTACTTCTCTCGGGAGATTCCACGCAAG GTGACGGGCGTTGTAGCAGACAAAGAAGGAAATGCTAAGTGGGTTCTAACCGGGACCTGGGACAAGCGGATGGAGGCAGCCAAAGTGGTCCACATAGATGAGTCGAACAAAGGCAAGCCGGTGTTTGAGACCGGAGCACATGTGTGTATCTGGGAGAAGAGACCTCTGCC GCCTGGTTCAGATAGGATGTACAACTTTACATCGCTCGCGATCACACTGAATGAGCCAGAGGAGGGCGTGGCTCCCACAGACAGCCGGCTACGACCGGACCAGCGGGCCATGGAGGAGGGGCGATGGGACGACGCAAACAAACTCAAACAGGAGCTGGAGGAGAAACAGCGGGCCGCCCGCAAAAAACGCGAGGCTGAAATGGAGGAGGCCAGCAAGAGGG gaGAAACAATCAAAGGTTACCAGCCGATCTGGTTTGAGATGAAGACTGATCCCGTCACAGGAAGTCCAATCCACGTCTACAAGGGAAAATACTGGGATTGTAAGGAGAAATCGGATTGGTCCAGCTGCCCGCCTATTTTCTTATAG